TGCTAAATCATTATGCTGTTTGGTTCCCACACAGAAAGCCAGAGAACGAGGGGCTGTGATTGTGAAGGAACCCTTTATAGAGGAAGACAAGCACGGGAAAGTGAAGCTCGCTGTGATCCAGACAGTAAGTGCAAGCATGGGAAAGTGAAGCGTGCTGTGATCCAGACAGTAAGTGCAACCACGGGAAAGTGAAGCTAGCTGTGATCCAGACTGTAAGCATAAGCATGGGAAAGTGAAGCTTGAGGTGATCCAGACAGTAAGCATGGGAAAGTGAAGCTTGCTGTGATCCAGACAGTAAGCACAAGCATGGGAAAGTGAAGCTAGCTGTGATCCAGACAGTAAGCATAAGCATTGGAAAGTGAAGCTAGCTGTGATCCAGACAGTAAGCGCTTCAAGTTCTTGTGAAGCTGCTGTCTATGTGTAGTGAGCACCCTTGCCCAAGTCAGGATGCATTTCAAACCTGCATTAATAAATAAGGTAGTGGACAACAGGGCCAATATTGAAGTAAATGTCTAAAGATTTGCAGTAGTTGTTGCTGTTCTATGTCCCGAGTGAGATTCTTCTCCTGCAGTACGGAGACACGACCCACACTCTTGTGGAGAGGATGGATTACAAAGGGCTTTTCCTGCCAGGGTTTGAAGCCCCTCTTTTCCGGGATCCTCTACTAGACACACTGTGAGTGTTTCCACGGCTCAGTGCTGGATCTGTTTTCATTGTGTAAATGACATACCGTTACTGTATAGATGCCTACACTACtccctttacatttttttatgtaaaaatacacAGACGTGCATTAAACATACAAACTGACTGATGAGGTACAACATGATTTCAATGAAGTATATTTGAAAGTAGTGATTTTAGTGATTTTATTAGTCATTCTGTCAGCTGTCTTCCTTTTCCTGCAGGCCGAGTGGGAAGCTGAATTTCATTGACCACGTAGTGGGAAACCAGCCAGACACTGCGCTGGTCCCTGTAGTGGATTGGTAAGGAAATAAACAACGCAACAAACCTCTATCTTATAGGGTTATAGCAGAGCTCACAATCAAAAATACTGGCTGTCCTAATACATCTACCTGTACGTTACTTGTTTTCAATTCACGATCAGCCTGGGATTTTCATTGAAATGATGGAAAAGGCTGAAAGAGAATACTGTTTAGTGGTTGAGAATGGGGAAGCCATTTTGCAGTTGACTTTCTCATGCTTATAAGAATGTACTGTTCTTctccatgtgaaaaaaaaatgcatttcaaacactTTTGACAAGAAGCATggcacattattgttttttttttttgtgactgaaAAAAGTATTGTCCAACTACACATAACATTTATTATAATGTTCCTGTTTTACCTACTGCCTCAATGAAAAAGCACAGGCTGACCTTGCTAGTTTTGTTAATACCCCCCTGGGATCTGAGAGGCCCTACAGCTGTGTTAGCTGCTGAATGGAATGTAGAGATGAAAGAAGCCAGACCTGTTCCAGCAGATCATTGATGCAAAGCATGTGAAGCTAGAAATGTGGATTCTGCTTTATGCAGCTCACTCCTTTCTGGTACACCTAGTGAATAAATGAATTTAGTGAGCAGTTCATTTGTAAACAGAAAGCTACACTACACTTTTGTTCTTCAATCATGGAAGAGGAAAGCGTTTTTATATGGCATATAGAGTGTGCTTTTATAGACTGATCATTTGCTTTATGGCATATAGAGTTCATCATTTGCTTTGTCAGGTATGAAAAGAACCTGCTGTTCCACCGTTTCTGGTCTGTTGATGACAAGCAGCTCCACACAGACTTCAGCGCGCTCCGCTCCGTCGTGGTGGCCAACCACGAGGAGACCATCAAGATGCCAATCAACGAGCCCGCCATGGGGAAAAGGAAATCGCAGATCCAGGAATATGTTGAATATTACGGAGGCCCAGGAGTCCAGCACATTGCAATGAACACCTCAGATATCatcacagctgtgagtctgttccTCTGGGATtcataaaaaaattgaaaaaaaaacattattacaaatgTAACCACAAACAAGCCTGTTCAATTCAAGTATAAACACACAGCACTATCAGGGGTAACatcctttttaaatatacactaaAGCTCATTCCAGTATTAGATTTTGTTAATATTAGTATTTTTAGATCTGTCAAAGCCCTTTTTCTTAATGTGTGTGgtgcataatatattttttaaaagagctCTAATTTGGTCAGAGTAGTACAATATACCTACAGATGTTTTACTcctacatactgtactgtttgtaCAGTTTATGCAGTTGAAATAATTCTTGATTTTCAGATTAGAAACCTGAAGGAACGTGGGATGGAGTTCATGACAGTTCCAGATACTTATTATAAACAGCTGAGGGAGAAGCTCAGAGGATCAAAAACCAAAATCAATGAGGACCTTGATATGCTGGAGGTGGGCAGAACAGGACTTTGAgcatttagggaaaaaaaaaaaaaaaaaaaaattaataattgtaaATCTCTGCACATAAGCTACAGTGATGcgcaatgtattaaaaaaaaaaaaaaaaaaaaaaagaaaatttagcagttcattattttattttgattgacaGGTCACCTAAGCCCCGATTTCTGTTATGTGAGGGGGAAGCATCTCCCCAGACTATTAGAGGGTTTTGTCAGATTCACAAATTGAGTCCGTTTCACCTTGTTTTCTGTAGCAATTGAAAATCCTTGTGGATTTTGACGAAGAAGGTTATCTCCTCCAGATCTTCACCAAACCTGTGCAGGACAGACCAACACTATTTCTGGAGGTGATCCAGAGAAACAACCACCAGGTCACTATTATTTAAATAGTATAATTTATGGCCACCTGATTTACATACAGACATTTTGGTCCGTGTTATTAATTTCTGTTAACTACAGTAGCTACACATTAACTATTGTACTTaatggttaaataatacaaaGCCACTTATTTATCATTTCCTGTTTAAGTTACAAAAGTAAGAGCCAGTGGCATCTATTGAACAGGTACTGCTTTGGATTGCTGACAATACATAGCTGTGCTCTAGATGGCGCTGGCCCTTCTAGAATGACAATCTAGTCTGGGCGTCGAATCATGTGtctcaaaaagtaaaaaaaaattaaaatgtcatttaaagctGGTCACTGTTTAATACATAATACCAACACCCCTACTCTTGGTGCAATAATGTTAGGATTTCTCTTCATGGCAGGGCTTTGGAGCGGGAAACTTCAAGTCCTTGTTTGAAGCTATTGAAGCAGACCAGGAAGCAAGAGGAAACCTCACAATACTGACTGCGAACGGCCACACAGAGGCTATATAGACCATCCCATAAGCTACCCCTGATAACATTGTTAGCTTTCATATTGCCCATGTACTATGAAGGGGCAATTTAGCTGCAATTTGCTCATAGGGGAAAACATAGGCCATTGAAATGTATCTTCTATTACCCCAATGTAGCAGCCATTACTTGCTAGATTACTGATACACTAATCCTTGTTACTGGAATTGTACTGTTTTACATTGCATGCTCAATAAAGATGCAAGTTAAAAATTGGTAGTACATGTTCTTACTATCTAGATACGAAATTACTGTGAGCTGTCCAGCCTGCCCTTGTTACACAACTccttattaaaaaatacagcaaacgcAATTGAATCAAATGCAACAAACCACATGTCATTTACAAAGCTCATGTGCAAAACAGTGTTTATTGTTCTTTTGCACAGCACTACCTAGCATGATGTCAGTCAATCCTGAACTCGGCTCTTGAGATGTAGCAGCTAGTTACAGACGTGGTCCCTGTACAGGTAGCAGCTCTGTCCAGGTGTCTTGGCAAAAGCAATGTGGTTCCATTCTATAACAGAAGCAATCATTCACACATCACAGCATAACCACTGAATCCAACCAGTCCAACTGCTcccttattaaataataaaacggCTCAGTGGCAGGTTTTGAAGAGCATTTACTGATGTTGTGGTTTTGATGCCTCGCTCGTATTTATCTCTGCAGTGGGAGAATGCTGCAGCTGTGGACAGAGAAAAGGACATTCATTACAGGGGTGTGAAAGACTCACACAGCTTTAGGGTTTTAAGTTTGTCCGTGTCTTCAAGCGTGTGTCAGATAACGtttagaagggggggggggcaaggctGCAAGTGTTTGAATCTGTCACAGGTTACAAATGGAGGAAGCATGGTGGTCTGAACTATCTGAGTCACacatcacacaaaacaaaagcacacaaCAGATTCAAAAGGGTTTGGAAAAATGAAAACAGCCTCGAGAGGAAATATGAAGTGAATCCTCAAGCTAGTGATTGAAACGGCTTTGCTTTCAAGGGCTATGTAATAACACAGGGCATGCGTTGCCCTTGCACAGAACTGTCCATTGCACTTCCAAATACATATTCAAAGCAGCCTTCTGTAAAAAGCAGCATTATAAAAATGGGGTACAGGGATTATACCTACCCAAGCAGACCCCTTCCACTCCATCGCTGTGGGGTCAGCCCCAAGTGTACCTTCTTTCCACTGCGGATCACAGCTATACTCAGGggtttcttgggggggggggggggggggacacgacatgttcaataataagtaaaataattgaCTCTTACATACAGCCCTCGCCAGTATGTTTAAAAGCAGAGAACGCTCCTATTTGTAAGCAAATTAAGTCAAATAATTTAATAGTATTAAACTAGCAAAAAACTGTGCAGAACAATAACTGAAATGCTGCTACCTGCCACTAGATTACTCATTACATTTCACCTTTACTTAGGACTTACTTAGTGTGCTAACTTACCCCCTCGCTGTGCTGCAACACTGAAGCAATGTTCTGTAGGTTCTGAAAGTTTTGAGAATTCACAGTGCCGAATTCAAAAATCTCATCCCCAATTTGTAATCCCTGGGAAAGATCAAGCAAGACAGTTTGGGTAAAGGGGAGGAGGGGAATTAGGAATGACTATGAGCATACAATAGGTGTATCCAGTCAGTATTTCCAGTGAGCTTTTCAAAGATGGATTTGAGTTTTCTGTCCTTACAGACATGCTGGCTGGGGAGCCCGGCGTGACAGCGTCCACTTTAGCGAAGGGACGGGGGAGAGGCCGGTTCTGCTCCAGCGCCTCTGCTTTAGCCTGGGTCTCGTCCTTCTCACGTTTCTCTCTCTCGTAGGCGTGCAGCCGGTACAGCGCCTCTTCAATCTGCTGCATGATTTCCTTGTGGTCATTCTGcaaacctaatatatatatataacaaatcacATCATTCATAGCAGAGACTGATTGCACTGCCATTAAAATAGTTTTCGGAGCAGATGGCTAACCAGAAGCTACTGTAATATGCTGGTATGATGTTATGTTACCTTTGTTAGATAATATTGGCTGGTATATAGTGTTGGTGGTGTTGACCAAGCTTCGGTGGCTGTGGCCAGGTTTGAAGAGTAGTTATTAACACTTTCagtttgtattagtattattacatgGTACATACACGCGACGTTGTGTCTGGCACTGCGGACTTGGTAGAGGTCAATATCTCCTCGTGGAAAGCCCTCTGCATCCACTAATGGCCCAGTCATGCCAACACCCTTTTgctgtcaaacaaaacaaaacaaaaagttaattggCTTCACTATAGAGTACTATAAACCACTCACTTGTATCATAACATTTTCAGAACCTGACATCTGCCAGATCTACATCTAAAATGATgaagttgtttttgtgtttgtttgttttcctaacTAGGCCCTGTCCACGAGTCTCTGTAAAACACAATACCGATACGTGTTGCGCTATACAGAATTAACTGGAAAATTTTCAGGTTCAAGAATTGCAAAACTCCATCACGGTGCAGGACTGGTACATTGTTCTGGCCTGGCTGGGCAGTCTTGATGCCGCGCACCTATCACAAAAACACGGCACGTACAAACCACCTACATCCTCCAGAACGTCATAGTAAGCTTTAATCTGTTCTTCTATTTCATCTTTTTTCTTGACCAGGTGTTGCACGTCCTCAATAGTTATCGCAGAGCTCGTTGTTGTGTTTCCTTCTGTCATCGTCTCGGGGTTTTGAAACTGACGGGACTACAACTACGGATCAGTAGAAGAGTCAAACTACTGTCTATACACCTCGAAACGCGGATGTTGTGCGCCACCTACTGTGCAGGACTTTCACGGCCACTCTTGAAAAGATGATTTTCGTCACAATGGAAGGATAGCTGTCTGTGTCCAATTGAAATGATGACATCTCCAGACGTGGACTTTATTTTGCAGGCTGATAAAACCGCAAGAACAAAAAACTTAAGAGACTTGAAGagctttttttatgtattagttttagaaataattaataacttattgtaatatttatcaattataattatttagcagacacttatccgaggcgatttacagagacttaGGTCTAAGCTATGCATCagcagcagagtcacttacaacaacgtctcacccgaaaaaaATGAGCTCAAGAGACTTGCTCTGCCTCACCCATTGAGTGAGCACGGATTTGAACCACCGATCTTCTGCTTACAAGAccctgcactttaaaaaaaaaaaaaaaaaaaaggctactacAGACTACGTTTTGTTGCCTTTGCAGAGTATAACGTTGTATATAGACGTGTAATGCggtttttattgtaaaaacaaacaataaaaaaatgatatcatTTTGGTAAAATTTGAGACGAAAAGAAGCTAAATAAGTTGAAGGATATCTAGTCAAATTGTGAtggatttttgtgtttttaatttgggGTTTAAACAGGAGAACACCACTTTTATTATGTTTCTATCTGTTCTGCCCTCAGTTATGAGAAGAACCTGGATATCAGAAGGTTCCTTCACATTTGTAAGTGGTGTCAGTTCTTTGTAGGATTTGAAAATCTTATTGGATTAAAATAAGGACGGTTACCTCCTGCAGATCAGGCCTTCACTATTTTGGAGGGgatccagagagagagaaagagaaaaaaaaacaagttttattgcTGTCTAGCCTGTAAAGCTACCCACAGACACTTCattaaatgctttttgtttattgttaatagTGAGTTAGTTAAGGGTCTCAAACcaccatttatgttttttttttaatcatttcctGGTCGTGCAAAAGTAAGAGCCAGTGGCATTCAATGAAAAGAAAGATCAAGCTTCTTTTAAGAGCGTCCGAGGGAAAGGAGGCAAGAGGCAGGTTCCAAAACACTGACTTCAGAACAGAAATACATAGGCTGAGCATATATTAGACTGTCAGGGAAATATTGCGACGGTGAATTCATTCAGAAATAGCAAAACAAGACACGTAAAGGGGATCTTTGATTTGTGTGTGATGGCCTTTTtcagattggattgtagattgAGTTTAACAGACTGGTTTTATGATGCAGAGGGAAAAGCGGTATACATGGCAGAGAGCGTTCAGGTCCAGACTGAGGTGCATTCACAGGGCAGAGAGTGGAAGATCTCTTGGAGTCACAGAACCAGTGCCTGATTGGAACCATTAACTTCGTCAGTCAGAGTGGTTGCGATTTGAATCCAATCTGCCCAGCCATTAGTAATTTGCTGTAACTACTAGGTTAAACCACACAgctttccatatacagtactgtaactgGTGATCTTGTAAATAAACTGAAAGTTCAAACNNNNNNNNNNNNNNNNNNNNNNNNNNNNNNNNNNNNNNNNNNNNNNNNNNNNNNNNNNNNNNNNNNNNNNNNNNNNNNNNNNNNNNNNNNNNNNNNNNNNNNNNNNNNNNNNNNNNNNNNNNNNNNNNNNNNNNNNNNNNNNNNNNNNNNNNNNNNNNNNNNNNNNNNNNNNNNNNNNNNNNNNNNNNNNNNNNNNNNNNNNNNNNNNNNNNNNNNNNNNNNNNNNNNNNNNNNNNNNNNNNNNNNNNNNNNNNNNNNNNNNNNNNNNNNNNNNNNNNNNNNNNNNNNNNNNNNNNNNNNNNNNNNNNNNNNNNNNNNNNNNNNNNNNNNNNNNNNNNNNNNNNNNNNNNNNNNNNNNNNNNNNNNNNNNNNNNNNNNNNNNNNNNNNNNNNNNNNNNNNNNNNNNNNNNNNNNNNNNNNNNNNNNNNNNNNNNNNNNNNNNNNNNNNNNNNNNNNNNNNNNNNNNNNNNNNNNNNNNNNNNNNNNNNNNNNNNNNNNNNCTGAGCAGATTGAAGTTCAAAATGGCTTCTTCACACAAAGCAAACCATTTACAGCGAAGCTGCAGCTGCGCCATTGCAGAAAGACACGCacttaaaaatgtttgtttgaatccTCAAATGTGCAGTGCAGTTAACATTCTAGGATTGTCTTTGACACACTTGTAAAAGCTCACAGTGCACTCATTTGATGGCGTGCATTGCATTTTACTGAAGTTCAGAGTGATGTTGAAATCTTTAATCACAGTATGGCGAGCCATTTCGTGGCGCAGAGCTCTCTGGTGCCTCGGTTGCTGCTGCCTGAGTCTGTCACAGGCTGACAAAGAGCTGTAATCTGAGAACCTGGCCGCCCGCCAAGGGCTTCCCGTGTTCGACCTATTTGCAAACACGCCACCTTCCTTATAAggtagggaagcattgttaaaGAGACAGTGCTGCTATCTTTTTTATTATGTAGATTTTGGTAGTTCCCCTTTGGTGTTACTCGTTCCCCTTAAATGCATGAGTCCACTAGTTAAAGAATTAGGCCGTATTACCGGGTTCCTGAGTTTGGTGTTTGACCCTAACCCCCCAcctcttgtttttatttcaatgttgTGATATTTAAACGTATTtagtacaacaacaacaaaacaagtttGTAAATCAGAATTTGTAAACAACCTGTTTTAGTACCTGTATCCATAACCTGTAATTATATTGTAACTGGGCGGTGGTCTGTGATACTAGTAGCGGGCAGCGGGGCCGCCCGCTCTGGCTGAACAGTTAGGGTTAACCTgcttgtgtgtggtgtgtgtctgacAGTTGCAGCTTTCGTTTCCTGTATATTctgaatgattacattttttgcagGCGTACAACCAACTGCAATAGGCTACAATCTAATGCACATTCCTTTCTTTACTGATGccagaaaacattgttttttttttcttgtgctgcaAAAATAGGCCATTATGAAACGTATCCCTAGGCTACAGAAGCaagttcatttaaaacaaacgaTCTTTGGCAAGCGTTCAACAGAGAACAATCTCTCTGGGCAATTGCGGGTAATTAAGCGAGACGGACGCTGGAATGTCAGTGCTTGACGTTCTACTGGTGCTTCGGATCCGCATCAGATCTCGGAGTGAGTTACTCATAACACAGGATTTCTGTAGCACTATATTGTTAGAAAGCAAaacatgtgtgaaaaaaaataaaacaaaacctaatgcATTAATCAGTATTTCTCAGTACAGAGAGacgtcaatgagagagacagtgCTCAAGACTAGCAAGGCTATAAATATCCTTGACTGGCGCGTTCAATAATCTGGACTGGCAAACCCGGTCAGACAGGAGCACGGATACTCGAGGCCACCTCGAGAAGATGGAGTGTCAGGGCAGGGAACTCACGACAATGAAATGCATTGCAAGCCAGCTGTCAGATGCACTGGGGTGGGGGAAGCTAAAGAcactccgagagagagagagagagagagagagagagagagagagagagagctgccgAAGCACCACAGTCATTTGTCTCGTTGCTTCTGTAGAAGATAGCTCTTGCTCATCGTTGCTTATCGAAAGATAAATAATACGTTACGACaataacaaagcatttaaaaaaaaaaaaacatctcaagtGATGCTAATTACAGCTTAGAGCAGTTAGACCTCCCCGATCAAAACTGTTTACCGTGGTTACGTTGAAGTTTTTAGCTCTTAAGTGCacgtttctgttttttaaatattggaattcaaaatgttgaaaatataaaGCTGCAATATTGTAGTTACTATCACAGCCGAAATCGCAAACGCCTCTCGCGAGGTTTACTTGCAAACGTTAGAATGTTGCGCCAACATTCCACTCAATGCATTTCATTGGTGCGGTATGTTCGCGATAACACAATTATAGAGTCTATATAAAGTGGACAGTGCTTTCATGTCAGCACAGTAGGTTTGAGGTTATTTCACAGGTATATGGTACAGCAGACCAATGCGCCTTAATGCAGCGGGTATTATCTGATTTTACCAGCACCTCAGTCAGCCCCAGTTTGACAACAGATGATCTGACAGCACACGGTTAGCGGAGAAGCGTTCTAATAGTAATGCACTGTATATTAGCAATCGGTGCAAGAACACGAGCACACATTGATAGAGCTGGGCGCTGACGTCTTACAACTCAGTCGACCCTGTAAAGCACGCATTCTGTGTTCAAACTAATCTTGTTTGTCGCTCCATTGCATTACAAAGGTCAAAGGTTACCAATGTTTCAGCGAGGCTGcaattctatttcttttcctcTAGGTGGCAAACAGCAGCAATCCAcgagcaggtttttattttattttttttagtatttataaactgtcactTGCAGCAGTATACACGACTGAGGAACCAGCTACAATTGGGCGTATTAAAGGGCTATTGTAATGAACAACTGATACAGAACAAGGGGAAATGACCCAGCCGCACTACCAGTGGAGCTTTTGCAAATGGAAAGGTTTGTGCAGACAATGCAGATCACAGCAGCCAACATTCAATCGTTTGCAATCTGCACTCATTAACAGAGGGTTTAGTCAAGTATATTGTTTCCTGTAAAAACCCATTCATTACCAGTTATTTTATGTCTGAGTGTGTATCTGGCTTACAGTTGTATTGCTTGTGTGCTTTAATTTTCCagcaaaaggaaaaacaaatcctTATGCATCCCCTCTCCTGatgtgctgaaaaacaaaaatgtttttctttagaaataaacacacacacacacacatatataatatatatatatatatatatatatatatatatatatatatatatatatatatatatatatatattatactcgttgaattaatattatattataaagcaATTTATTTCTGCCCTATAGTGGCTACATGAGTGTGCTTTATGTTAATTCTCTTGTGTAAAAGGTGACTGCTTTTGTTTCTGGCAAGAAGAAAAGAATGAGTCCTGAGAGTAGAAGCAAGCGGTATGCAAATGCAGAAGTGTCTTCATGCAGTGCAGCATGGGTTAGCTGTCcctccttcctctctccctcctctttctCTTTGCCATGCTCTGTCTGACGGTGTGAGGCGTGTTCTCAGCTCTCAGAGTACTGCAACAGGTTCCTGTGAGAGCTGCTTAGGCTAACCGCACCAGCACTGTGGTGCACCACTCTTCCGGACTacactgaagaagaagaaaacaattaaagaaaaaggCATGAAAGACTGTGACACTTATTGCAGTTCAAATTACAAACTATAAAGGGCCCATGTCTTAAACTTTACCACATGTAAAAGTGACGAATGTGCTGCCTCTTGGACTTCAAGGACACTGGTAGAGATTCCTTGACAGCGGTTTTGTTTTCACCTGCTTGTACTGGACTGACTGAATGCATCATGACAGAGGAGAATGGAGTGGTGACCCGCAATGGCACAGAGAAGGCGCCAGAGGAGCTGAAGATAGTGATCGTCGGGGATGGAGGCTGTGGCAAGACCTCCCTGCTCATGGTCTACGCTAAAGGGGATTTCCCAGAGGTAAGGGTGCCCGGGTCACGCTAGTGACAAATTCGGGTCTTTAGGTTTTTGAGATACTATTCTTTGTAGATACAGTATATTCAAGTCAAGCCCTGCTCAAGCAGAGTTAATGCACCGGCTTTAAAATTTATGTCAAATGTGTGTATCTTAGTTCTGGGTGTGAGGCGGCACTCTGTTTAAACAGCACATCAAGAGGGGATTACAGTACCAGACACTCTGACGTGTCTCAGTTGTGATGGGGATCGTACTGCAGTCGCATGTCAGTGACAACTCAGAGTCTTGATTTTTCTTTGCTCACGTTGTGTTTGTGGCGATCCAGGGAGATTCAGTTTACTATTTagatgttttaaattttttagaatttttttttttttcataatttttctgATCTCTTGTAAGCAGCACTCACTAAACTGCATTGGGGGGCTAGAGTTGACACACTGTGGGAAATCACTAGCCCTGTTAGCCTGGGCATTCTCAAAGCTCCCTTCCTTAAAATGCATTATGTTTTTCATCCAGGTCCCCAGTCTACAGTATCTAGTATAACCTATGATTTTATAGTCCGAGCCCCTGGGGATCGcactagagcagggcttctcaaactcgttcctggggaccccctgtgtctactggttttagttccaaccgagctctcagttacttaactagacccttaatcgataatttgcttaaacagacctttttacttgttttcagctcttgaacagtttgcatatttcaagtcagctataacattttataagtaacttgaactgcaactgtttaagagctgaaaacaagtaaaaaggtctaattaagcaaattatcagttcaattaagggtctagttaagtaattaaaagcttggttggaatgaaaaccgaTGGACTGTGCCCTATAGCCATGCTAGtggtgcttctctctctctctctctttctctctctctttctctctttctctctcacacacatgcaAACGCACACAGACTGAGCAAGTCTCTGAGGAAACGCcccacaataaaacaaataagttgTATTAGTCTAGTGACACACACTGGCGTAAAAATGACTTGATTTCATTGTCTTCTATACCTCGGAGCTGCCTTACCTTTTATGGTccaacaagtttaaaaaaatatttatatttctggccttgtttttttttttttaagttgcagatttaaaatggCAACTAGGTTTCCTGCTTGCTGTAAATGCTGAAGAACA
The Polyodon spathula isolate WHYD16114869_AA chromosome 22, ASM1765450v1, whole genome shotgun sequence genome window above contains:
- the hpdb gene encoding 4-hydroxyphenylpyruvate dioxygenase; amino-acid sequence: MTTYTSKGEKHERGGFVSFDHLTFWVGNAKQAASFYCNKMGFEPVGYKGLETGSREVVCHAVKQDKIIFVFSSPLNPGNEEMGAHLVKHGDGVKDVAFTVKDCDFLVQKARERGAVIVKEPFIEEDKHGKVKLAVIQTYGDTTHTLVERMDYKGLFLPGFEAPLFRDPLLDTLPSGKLNFIDHVVGNQPDTALVPVVDWYEKNLLFHRFWSVDDKQLHTDFSALRSVVVANHEETIKMPINEPAMGKRKSQIQEYVEYYGGPGVQHIAMNTSDIITAIRNLKERGMEFMTVPDTYYKQLREKLRGSKTKINEDLDMLEQLKILVDFDEEGYLLQIFTKPVQDRPTLFLEVIQRNNHQGFGAGNFKSLFEAIEADQEARGNLTILTANGHTEAI
- the LOC121297233 gene encoding 26S proteasome non-ATPase regulatory subunit 9-like: MTEGNTTTSSAITIEDVQHLVKKKDEIEEQIKAYYDVLEDQKGVGMTGPLVDAEGFPRGDIDLYQVRSARHNVACLQNDHKEIMQQIEEALYRLHAYEREKREKDETQAKAEALEQNRPLPRPFAKVDAVTPGSPASMSGLQIGDEIFEFGTVNSQNFQNLQNIASVLQHSEGKPLSIAVIRSGKKVHLGLTPQRWSGRGLLGCSILPLQR